Part of the Brassica oleracea var. oleracea cultivar TO1000 chromosome C8, BOL, whole genome shotgun sequence genome is shown below.
TTGACACGCACCTCCGCGTGAATGTTGGATTTAATTTGCGTTCAGTGTAAATTTATAAACCATTTATTTTATAAAATGTCCATTTATATTTTTATGTTTTGTAAAATATATTTAGAGTAGGATATATTATATTATAATATAAATGTTTGATAATATTTTTTTATCTGTATGTAATATTATATTGATAATTTTATAACTTGATGCAATTTGATGTAATTGTAATATTCATATATTAACCTATTGATTTTTTGTTTATTTATTTAAAAATGATTTAATTTTTTACAGTAGGTTTTTATGAATTATTATTAATTTTATGATATTAGATTTTAAGTGAAGCGGCAGATTTGTAAATAAGAAAGAAATGCAATGGCTAAATGTGTAAATAAAAAGAAATATTTAATCTACTATCTGTATTTCCAAACAATTCTCATTTAATCTGCTATCCAAGTTTCCAAACGACAGAATCTGTAAAGGAGAAAGAAATACAGTTACTAAATATGTAAATAAAAAAATATTTAATCTGCTATCCTTATTTCCAAACAATTTTCATTTAATCTACTATCTAAGTTTCCAAACATTACCAAAATGTACTTCAATTTTAATAATATAGATATATACTACTATACATTATATGAGTTAATTACGCATAGGATCTATATATTTTGGAAAAATAATATTGGCAAAGTAGTTGATTTTGATTAAAATATTCTAGACCAATTATATGGTAAGATAATATAGTAGTAATCACGTTTTGGATATATAAAGCAATTTGTTTTTAAATATGAGCGAAATATACGTGAGAGAAGCACAATTTTAAATTTTAAATATAAAGTTAGTATCCGATAATATGTTAAACTGGATAGATGTTGATTTAAATTGGTTATTTAACCTTATATATCGTGGTGCTTGTTATAATGTGAACAATTGAATTATTATATCTATTTTAACCATAACGAAGACTGGTTGCAGCGTGACCGTACGAAAATTATAATGGTTCTTTCAAAAAATTGAACACAAGAATTGTCTAAGTGGTTTAGCAAACGATTCCATTATGAGCTAATGCCATGACCAAGGAATTAAATACATTTGATATAAATCGGATCACTTTGATTCATAATGGTTTTGATAACCAAACATACACGATTGGTTAAATACAGTTCATACGAACCAATTAACATGAAAAAGCTTGTCCCAAATGAATTTAAACAAACGCAAGTGATTTTGAGGCCAATTGCAAAGATTTTGAGTCCAATCGTATGTTGTATATTTAAATAGAAAATTACTTATTACAAGGAGCGGCATGAGATGTAAATAATAAAGTGAATCAAGGGTTAATTTAAATTTGTACTTAAATTTTAATAGATTAGAAGATTTTCACTTTTGATTTACACAATCAAACACATGGGGCTGGAGGCACACTTTCTCTGTGTTGATTGTCTCTTATACCCCCAATTTTGTTTCTCTTCAACATTTCTTCTTTCGTAACTAAACTTTTCCTAACTAAAACAACAATCTGTCCAACCACATCTCATCCCTTATCTCTCATATTTTGAGACAAAAAAAATTTGAAATCAATTTCTTAGTTTCTCAAATCCTGATTACGACGACCCCCTTTCATCCTCTATCTCTGAACCTCGTTCAGTTTCGAGAAACCATGGTGAAATCGATGTCGAAGAAGAAAGGGAACCTCCATAGTCAACCTTCTTCACTGCAGATCGACATTGAAGGTTTCTATTTTGAATTCCTTAACTCTCTTTGACTTTCAAGAGTTTTTGAAATCCTTAACTTTTTTATGTTTTTCTTGTTTTTCTTGTTTATGTTGTAATTTTTCCAATTGAATCGAATCTCTGAGATTTTGTGGATGGGAGAGATGACGAGCAGATCCGAGAGCTCCGGTGTGGAGAGGACGACGCGACGGCGAGCAAGTCCGAGCTCCGTTGTGGAGAGGATGACAGGACAGCCAGCAGATCCAAGCTCCGGTGTGGAGATGACGCGGAGACGAGCAGGTCCGACCTTCGTTGTGGAAAAAAAGACGACAAGCTCTCGTGGTGTGAAGGTTAGCTTCATTCCTTTTCTGAAAGTAAAAGTGCTTGACTTTAATTAAAGCATTTCTTTATTTATATTTTTTGGTCTCCCACAACAAGTGTTCTGCATCGATACTTTGATTATATGACTAGATGAATTTTTGGGCCAAACTTGACATGACCACAACAAAGAATCTATGGATGATGCAGCAAGATATTTTGACTACATGACCGCATCAAGAGTCTATGATGTGGTCCACAACAACAATGTCCTAAACATCAATCTTGTTCCCACCCATTAAGAGTCCATGGATGATGCAGCTCAACACCTCCTATCCAGACTCCAAAACGTGGTGTATCTACTTTCACTTGGTCTTGCATTTCATAACTATGTCAACATATGTAATTACTATAGACCAAACTTGGTGAAAGTATAGATGTTAATGTTTTAGTGTCACTGTCCAACTTTGATATACATGTCCACATATAGTTTATAACTTTATTATCTAAATGTCCATTTTCACATTTTTTATAGCTATTAATATATATATATATATATATATATATATATATATAGAAAATGAATGTTAAAAAATAGATTATTTTATATATAATTTAATTTGATTATTATTTTCTTTTATATATGTTAGAAATTGAAATAAAAGTAAATGAAAATATGAAGGGAATAAAAAAACAAAAAATATAACATATAAAGTAAACATAAAAGGTAACTAAGTTTGATCCCCATACCAACTAGACACGAGACGAATAACGACACCATCTTATTCCCTCTCTCAGATTACATAGCTAATGGCATTTCCGTCTCACTTCAGCCTTTTATAGAAGAAAAGTGTCTCTCTAGCAAGAAGTGTCTTAAAAAGTAAAGAAAGACAAGAAAGTGTCTTAAAAGGTAATGTACTCCCTTTAGTATCTGTATTTATTCGGTCTTGATTCGAGTATTTTGATTTTCGGGGTTTCAGTATTAAATATTTTAAAACCATTGGTTACTTGTGAAAATCAGTTCGGTTTTCAGTTTGATTGTGTTAGCAAAATTGTAAACCGGCTAATATCTAAAATATTCGAGTCTAATTTGGTTTCGATTCGGTTCTAACTTTTTGGATAATTTTGGATAATATAAATAAAAACATCGGATAATTCGGGGTTTCCAAGTTAAATATAAATAAATTATAGTATCCAAATAAAAATATAAGATAATTTGAATTATTTTAAATATTTGGATCAACTATATTCGAATGATTCAGATTAGAAATAGTATTTAAAAAAAAAAATTGGTTATTTAAAAATTAAATATAATCGATATTTCTAGATATATATTTTTCATTTGAAAGACTCGGATAACTGAGTTTAGTTTCAGTATTTCAATTCTAAGATATAACATACATTTGGAAATTTATAAAATTCAGTTTGGTTTGGGAATCCAACTTGACTTTGAACCAATTAACACATTGAATAACCAGCTAGAAAAATATAGTCCAACAAACATTGACGCTCCTTATTTTACCAAGCCTGATTTTCATTTCTTAACAAGGCAGATTTTGTTCGAAACCCAAAACAAGTTCATCTTCTTTTGTTCTCATTAAGCGAGTCATGTCTAATTAGGAGACAGCACAAGGACAAAAAAGAATAATAAACGTGCATGCATTTCAACACTAATCCTGTAAACTATATGATTACTTTTCTTAAGACCAAAGTCAGAGACATATATTATAAATCCGGATTTGCATTAGCACAAACAAACTAAAGCCAAAATAAAAACAAAACTGTCTTTCCAATGTCTAAAGATAACAATTCTTTCAGGGTAAACCAGAACCAGAAGGTGCTGCTGCGCTGTAACCACCTGCACCACGACCAAAACCAGGCCTACCACCACTTCCCTGCCAACATAAACACAACGCAATATCAGAGTCAGAGACTCATCTCCTAGTTAATGAGGCAACGTAGTAAACTAGGAGGGATGGTACTTGGAAAGACGGCTGGTAATCAGCAGGAGCTCCACCCTTCTCCCCTCCAGCATCACCACCACGTGGCACACCACGGTAACCATCACGGTCACCATATCTGGGACGGTCTCCATCAAAGCGAGGTGGTCCTCTGAAACAAAACCAATGTCACTGAATTAGTCAATTCCTCAGAGCAGACACGTTCTAATGGATAAAAAAAAACGACACAAGAGCTCTAAAAAATCACCTCGGGCGATCACCAGATGGGCCACCAAAGGGACGACCACCAGGCTTAGCAGACTTCTTCAAAGTAGCGGGAACAACATCAGATGGAAGGTTGAGATAAGTTCTCAAGAACTCAATCCCTTCGTTAGTCAGAAACCAATAGTAGTGCATCCAAGCAAACGTCTCCCTAACGTACTCCTTGGATTTGAAGCTTTGCATGAGCTTGATCACTTGCAGGTTTGGTACTGACTCAATCAACGGATGCGTTGAAAGATTGAAATCTTTCTTCGCGAACAAAACTCCTTCTGAGAAACCCATATGACATAGATCACTTAGCTAAAAACATCACAGAGCATTACATATGATAGAAAAACAAAACAGAAACCTCATAATCTTCAAGATTCAAAAGTCCACTAGATCTAGCATTTGCATTGTTCATCTAATGCGTGCTAAGAGTACATTAGATACGTAAAATCAACAAACCTTTGAAAAGGTATTTGCAGATCTCTCTGCGATTGGTCTCTGTGATAATCTGGCAAGAAGACGAACAACATAATCGGATAAGTCCTTTCACTACAACATGTAAAACATAGAGAAACAGATCAAAAGCAGAGTCTATACCATTGTCTTGTTGGTTGAGCTTTCGCTGCAATGAGACACAGAGTTGTTTTTGTTTTGTCAAAAGAAAGTGGGAAAATTAGGGCTTTCTGTTGATAAAAAAATGAGTTTTATATATTATGGACTTGGGCTTTAGTTGGGCTTAGAATCGTAATGGTTGTTTGATGCAAGGTTGGGCTTTGGATTGTTGATTTCGATTTCCGGTTTCAAATTAGATTTCTGACTCTTAACCATACTGAACCACAATAAACTGTCAATTTGAGATGGATTGTTTTAAGTTTAGAATTTAGAGTGTAGACCTTAACTTTTTAACTGGTTGATGCTTGATTTAAATTATATCGTTCACGGTTCTCACAGTATTTGGTAGATGTTCAAAAAGTAAATAAAGTTCGGTACAAGATCAATGAGCATAGAGGTGTGTGTATGTGTTAATAAGTCGTCTATTGGAGTAGATAATGATGAAGTTAGATAAACTTGTATAATTTGTGATAAAGATAAGAGTAGTTAGAATATTCTCTAAGTCGGTGAATGTGTAATATATATACGAGTGTAACCTAATGAATAAAGCAGACACGTTTACACAAATTCACATGGTATCAGAAAGTTTTTTTTTCTAGTTTCTAAGTTTTCGATAACAACATCGGTGATGATGACTCGAAACAGGTGGTGGTAACCTCGCCATACTCATTGCTTCCTTCAGACAATCTGGGTGCTGTGATCACGTCCGTGCAATTGAAAGGAGACAACTACAATGAATGGGCGATGGAGATGGGGAATGCGCTTAGGGCTAAGAAGAAATTCGGGTTCATAAATGGAGCCTTGCCTAAGCCAGCTGAAGATAGTACCAATCTTGAATCGTGGTTGAGTGTAAACTCAATGATAGTGGGATTGATCCGAACCTCTATTGAACCGAGAGTTAGATCTACTGTAACCTTTATCACAGAAGCTCACAAGTTGTGGGAAAATTTGAAGAAACGCTTTGAAGTGGGTAACAAGGTAAGAGTGCACCAGCTTATGGAGCAACTGGCCTCATGTAGGCAGAACGGTCAGGCAGTGATCGACTATTATGGTCGGTTGGCGATGATGTGGGAGGAGCTACAAACGTACAAACCTCCACCAGTGTGTAGTTGTTCAGCGGCTGCCGTATACGAGAAGGAACGTGAAGAAGAGCGGGTACATCAGTTCATTATGGGATTGGATGAGTCGTGTTTTGGTAATGTCGTTACAGCGATCATAGAAGCAGACGAGTTACCTGATTTGGGGAAGGCTTATGCGAAAGTTATCAGAGAAGAAGCTCGTTTGAATTCTGCCAAATTTCGAGAGGTTGTTCCACATGAAGCAATTGGGTTTGTCTCGAGAAAAGAAATGCAGACAGATGATCAAACAACTCACAAAGAAGCTCGAGATGCAAGGGAGTCCAATGGTTATGTGACGAGAACATAAAACAATAGCTCTGGTTATGGAAATAGAGGAAGAGACAGAGTTTGTTCAAACTGTGGGAAGGCTGGTCATGAGAAGAGTACTTGCTGGCAAATCATTGGTTTTCCAGAGTGGATGACTGAAAGATGAGGAAGAGGTACCAGTAGAGGCCGTGGAAGTACTGGAAGAGGAGGTGGACGTGGAGCAGCCAATACAGCTCATGCGTCTAGCTCATTCAGTTCTGGTGGTTCAGACTTAACACCAGATCAGTGGAGGGCAATTACTCATATCATAGACGACAGAAGATCCAGTGCGTCGTCTGAGAAGTTGTCAGGTAACAATCTTGGTGATGTGATAATAGATTCAGGGGCGTCGCACCATATGACAGGTGATGTGAAGCATCTTGTCAACGTAAGAGGAACTCCACCGTGTGTGGTAGGTTTTGCTGATGGTGGTACATCGATGTCGACTTGTATGGGTGATCTGATACTCACAGATAGTATATCACTCAAGGACGTGCTACTGGTGCCGAAACTAGACTGCATTCTGATCTCGGTGTCTAAGTTACTTAAGCACTCGAATTTTTTTGCGCTTTTCACAGATACTATTTTGTTTTGCAGGACCGTTCTTCGAAGACTCTGATTGGAACCGGTGAAGAGCGTGATGGGGTTTATTACT
Proteins encoded:
- the LOC106309878 gene encoding 40S ribosomal protein S10-1-like translates to MIITETNRREICKYLFKEGVLFAKKDFNLSTHPLIESVPNLQVIKLMQSFKSKEYVRETFAWMHYYWFLTNEGIEFLRTYLNLPSDVVPATLKKSAKPGGRPFGGPSGDRPRGPPRFDGDRPRYGDRDGYRGVPRGGDAGGEKGGAPADYQPSFQGSGGRPGFGRGAGGYSAAAPSGSGLP